ATGACACTTATCCGTAAATGTTCGGATGAAATCCAGCAATTGTTCCAGGTGAGCCGTTTCGAATGATTCCCCTTCTTCGATTTGGGTGCAAATCCGATCCAAAATACGCATGGCGAGTCGGACCGCGTCGTGTTCTTCTCTCAGGACATCAGTGGCTTTCATGGTTTCCTCCCTTTATTCAGACTTATTTATCTGAATAATAGAAGATACGTCGACATAAATCAAGAGTTTTTTGTCCTATTTTAGCCGGGTATCGTTCTGAATGCCTCTTTTTCAATAAGAGTTATTCATTCCGTTCCTTGCATACAATGCACCTGGATTTTATATTTCGGATAAATTAATCTGATTTGAAGGGCTTGTATGACGAAAAAAACAAAACACACCGAACTTCCACTCATCTATTCTTGCTCCGGTGTCTCCAATGTTGCTCAGTTGGCGAATGCTGCCGCCGTAGATTTGGACCGGGCAGGTGAAGCCGAAATGTCCTGCATTGCCGGTGTAGGCGGTGACATCCCGTCGCTGGTTCGCAAAGCGCAATCCGGGAGGCATATCATCGCCGTCGACGGTTGTCCGCTTGCCTGTGTCAAACACAGCCTGACGCGGCATGATGTTGAGCCTGACCGGCACCTGCTGCTCAGCGATTACGGATTCCGGAAACACCGAAAGGGAAATGTTCACCAGGATGATATTGAGTATGTGAAACAGTTGATTCGGGATGAACACACACCGGTCCAGGAATACACCGAAAATGTCCCGAGCGAAAAAATCACGAACTAGCAGCGTGACCTTCCGGTGCTACTTCAGTTCAGTTTCCTGAAATATGGCACGTACTGTTTATCTGTTTTCAAAATATGTTTGGTACGCCAGTCTTTTAGAAGGGCTATTTTCTTAACTGTTTTGGGGAATGAAAAAACTAACGAAAATGAAACAGCCGTCGCTCCGGATTGGAACGACGGCTGAACTCGGTAATCCGATGTGAGTAAGATTAGTCGATTTCTACGACCTTGATGTCAAATGTCAGGTCTTTTCCCGCCAGCGGGTGATTCATATCCACTATAATGTTTTCATCACCGACGTTGGTAATGATTCCGGGGATAGCTTGGCCGTCCTGCGTCTGCAGCTGAAGCTGCTGGCCTTTTTCTGCGGGGATTTCATCCGGGAGAGAATCTTTGGGAAATTCCTGAATAAAATCATCATTTTTCTGTCCATACGCTTCATCAGCCTCAATGGTCACGGTCTTTTCATCGTTTAATTCCATTCCGTCAACGGCCTCTTCAAAGCCCGGGATCAACTGACCTTCACCCACGGTAAATTCTAACGGGTCTCCGCCTTCCGATGAATCGAACACACTGCCATCCTGCAGTTTTCCCGTATATTCAACCTTTACAGTATCGCCATTACTTACGCTCATAATATCTCACTTTCCTTTGTGTTGCTATTCAATCGCATCTCTCAATTTTTTCATCAATGGAGAAGGTAAGGGATAGAAACCTGAATTGCATGGGTGAATTCGGATGCTGCTTACACAGTATGCGTGAGGCAATATTTTGTACAGGATTATTTGCTATGGATTATCTTTTGTGATCAAGTCTTTCACTACGAGAGCGAGCTGTTTCCAGTCCACGGGTTTCATGAGATATTTATCTGCGAAATAATCAGTCGCATTGCTGAAATTCACTTTTTCGCTGTACCCGGTGGAAAGAATGAGCGGGATATCCGGCCGGATTGATTTGATCTTTTCGGCTAGAATATCTCCGGTCATTCCAGGCATGGTCACGTCGGAAATCACCAGGTCGAACCGGTCAGGCGCTTCCCGGAAGGTTTGGAGAGCTTTTGCCGGATCAGTCATCCCGGTGATAGAATATCCCAGAAGCTCCAGTGCCTGCTTTTGCCAATCCACGACATACGGTTCATCATCGATAATTAGAATCGATCCGGTACCACGGGGTATTTCATCGGTCTGGTCTCCGCCGTGGTCCGTGGTTGACTCTTTGGAAACCAGCGGCAGGTATATCCGAAATGTTGATCCTTTGTCTAGCTTACTTGAGACTTCGATATGGCCTCCGTGTTCCCGGACAATCCCGTGCGCCACGGAAAGCCCCAAGCCGGACCCTTCGCCCTTGCTCTTGGTGGTAAAATATGGCTCGAATACCCGGTTCCGCACCGACTCCGGCATACCCGTCCCCGTATCACTCACGGAAAGTTCCAGGTATTCTCCGGGTAACAGTTCCGGCACATGCTCGAAATTACTATCGTCTAACGTTACTTGCTGCAACTCGACACTGAGGATCCCGCCTTTTTCCCGCATGGCATGCTTGGCGTTGGTACAGAGGTTCATGATAATTTGATGTATTTGTGTCTGGTCGCCCATTACCATTCCGGACTCATCCGGAATCTCTGTATCGATGCGTATCGTGGCCGGTAAAGAAGCCCGGACCAGATTGATGGTTTCCCCGAGTACGTCCCGCATATCAAGCGGTTTGTGCGTGTGCTCGGACCGCTGACCAAAAGTGAGAATTTGCTGTACCAAATCCTTTGCCCGGTGTCCGGATGCCAGGACATGTTGCAGGTTTTCGAATACTTCGGATTCTTCCGAAATCTGGCGGATGGATAGCTCGGTGAATCCAATCAGCGGAGTCAGGATATTATTAAAATCATGTGCAATCCCACCTGCCAGGGTCCCCAGTGCTTCCATCTTTTGAGACTGCATCAGTTGATCCTGAAGCCGTTTCCGCTCTTTTTCCATTTCCACTCGTTCGGTAATATCCTGGCCCAGAATAAAATATCCGCCGGTCTCTCCGGGTTCCGGGATAAAACTGATTTGCAGGTGCCGCACACCCCCCGTTTGAGTCTGAACAACGTCCTTGATTTCGACCGTTTCTCCGGCGGACACCTTGCGGAAAGCGGAACTGAATTTATCCGATAGTCTGTTCTCGCCCAGAGCGGATGGACGCTTCCCGACTAATTCTCCCTTGGACAGCCCAAAGAGAATTTCACAATTTTGATTTGCCAGGACGAACTCTCCGCTTGAGTTTACATACGCCAGCATAATCGGGAGATTGTCCGTGACAAATTCCAACTGTTCCCGGGCTTGTTCTGCCCTGTCGATGGCTGCCTGATGCTGCTTTTCCAACTGAATATCATACATTGCAAAGCCAATGTCACTGGCCATTTCCCGGAACAGGTCCTGCTCTTCGGGATCATCTTGATATTCCTCTGAGAGAACCACAGAGAGGACTCCATAAACTGTATCCCCGTATCCGATTCTGGCCCCCATTACATCCCCATCCGGATGTGTTTTATGGATTGGACATCGTTCGCAGATTTCACTCTTTTCCGTGATGACTGTCAGGTTCGGCGACGTCAAACAACCCGAGGTGCACGGGAACAGCACCCCTTGTTCAATTTCTTTGAGAAACTCCGTAAAGCCTTCATCAACATTCCGCTGCGCATACTCTTTCACTGAGAGAAGGTCTGAGGTCAGCGCAATCTGGTGATCATCAGTCACGGTGATGGGCTCGAACAAGACCAGCCAGGCGGCGGCAAATCCCATGGTTTCAACCATGGTGTCGCAGCTGAATTCGATCAGGCGCTTCGGATTGTCTTCCCGTACTATAAGTTGGTTCACGTTCCGGATAGCTCGGAGCAACCGGTTTACCCGTTCCAGCCGTAATCCCGCCTCTTGCCTTTCAGTTACATCCCAAACTACCCCGGTTAATCGGTCAATATCACCGTCTTTATTCCGGTGACTTCTGGCATTGATGGAAAACCAGCCTAGTTCCTCCCCATTTCTAATCACCCGGAATTCTGACGTCAAAAGTTCTGTTCTGCTCTTCAGATGTTTATCAAAATTTGAAAGCAGTCTGTCCAGGTCCTCTGAGTGGAGGTATTGGAAAACCTCGGCCAGGGAATTCGGTGTTGACGACAGGGAATAGTGTAAAATCTCCTTTATTTCGTCGGAAATAAAAATATTGTGCTGTTGAAAGTCGTAATAGTCATTGGAATTGAACTCGATATCCCAAATGCCCCCGCCAACGCCTTCTATGGCAAGTTTTAGCCGTTCTTCCTGTTCCCGAACTTTCTGTTCCAGCCTATATTTGTGAAGTGCAATTTCAATATTGGCGTGGAGTTCCCTCTCCTGAAATGGTTTCAGAATGTATCCGTACGGCTCCGTATTTTTTGCGCGCTGCAGGGTGTCTTGTTCGGAATACGCTGTTAAAAAGACGATAGGGATTCCACTCTGCTGCTGAATCTGCTCGGCCGCCATAATGCCGTCCATCTCACCGTCCAGCATGATATCCATCAATACCAGATCCGGTCGGGACCCCACAGCAGTTTCCACCGCCTCCTCTCCGGAGGCCACCGTACCAACCACCTCGTATCCCAGCGATTTCAGCCGGCTCCGAATATCCATCGCCACAATGTACTCATCTTCCACAATGAGGATTTTGTCTGCGGCCATACCTTCCTCTCCCCCTACTCACCCATGTTTACGTTGCACCTGTAATTCTCTGCTATTTATCCCAGGGCTGTCTTCTCACCAACCACGTGGTTGGACCGGAGTCAGGTGAAGGTACTCCGGTCAATATCCTGGAATTCAATCTGAAAGCGCAAACCGTGCCCATTCTCCACCTGTATGGTTCCCTTCAGCTGCTGTACCAAACTCTTGACCAACTGCAATCCCAGCGAATTAGCCTCCATTGATTTTATATCGTCAGAATAGCCGATACCATTATCGGAGACATTCAAAATATATCGCACTCTGCGATCATCATCCCCCTTTGTGTCCCGCAATTTTTCTTTGTGAAATCCGATCAGAATCTCCCCCTGTTGGTCCTCGGGGAAAGCATATTTTAGCGCATTGGAGACCAATTCATTGATAATTAGTCCGCACGGAATTGCCGTATCGATTCCCAGCATAATTTGTTCTACATCCAGCGACAATTTCACGCGCTCTGCTGACTGACTATAGGAACTAAACAACGTCCGGGACAAGGTCGGTATGTATTCGCCAAAATTAATACTGGCGAGGTCCGAGGCCTGGTACAACTGTTCGTGGATAAGCGCCATAGACCGTATCCGGTTTTCACTTTCCCGGAACATCCGCAAAGTCTCCTCGCTTTGAATATCTCTGGCCTGGAGATTCAGGAGGCTCGATATCACCTGCATATTATTTTTCACCCGGTGATGAATTTCTTTGAGCAGTACTTCTTTTTCCTGCAGGGAATTCTTTAGTTCCCGCTCAATCCGCCGGACCTCCGTGACATCCTGAATCGTTCCGTACACCCGGGCGGGATTCGAATCCCCATCAAAACCAACCTTTCCCTCCGCGTGGACATGCCGTTTCCGTCCATCTTTCAGGATAATGGCATAATCATTTTTATATTCCGATCCCGTAGCAATGGCACGCTCAACCTCCCCAAGCATTACGGCCCTTTCCTCCGCCGGGATAAAGGACAAAAAGAATTCCTGTGTTACCATCCCATCGCCTGGTTCAAGATCAAAAATGCGGTAGACTTCGGCCGACCAGAAAATCTTATTTGTCCTTAGATCGAGATCCCAGTTTCCAACTCTGGCAATCCGCTGCGCCTCGGTCAGGCGGGCTTCACTTAGCCTCAGGGCATCCTCAGCCTTCCTGCGATCGGTAATATCCTGGAGCGTCCCGATTATCCGGGCGAGTTCCCCATCCTCATCGAACTCCATTCGACCCAGCAGATGGACCCAGCAAGTTTTCCCATCTTTGGGGCGACAAACTCTGAACTCGCGGTTAAATCCGTTTTCCGTATAATTGGATTCATCCAGTAAGTAAGCAGATATATTTGCTCGGTCATCCGGATGGATTAACTGGAAGCTTCCTTTTAAATCCCGTTGATAATCAGTCGAAATTCCCAGAATCTCGTACACCGTATCCGACCCTTCCCACCAACCGGTATGTAAATTCACTGTATAGTGCCCGATACGGGCAATTTTCTGGGATTCTTTTAACTGCCGCTCGCTCTTCACCAGTTCTTCCTGGGCCTGTTTTCGTCTTGTCAAATTTCTGGAAAAATCACAATGATAGGTTTGTCCATCGAACTCCATGATATTAATGGCGATCTCAACTGGAATATCCGTGCCATCCCTGGTGCGGTGAACTGTTTCGATCATATAGGACCCCAAATCGACCGAGCGCTGCCAGTGCTCGTACCATTCATCCCTGGGAAACACCGGATCAATATCGAACACGGTCATTGCAAGCAGTTCTTCCCGGGAATACTGCAATTCCTCACAGGCTGCATCGTTGACATAGACGATCTCTGCATCTTTTCCAATCCAATAAATGGCGTCCCGGGCATTATCCACGGCGAATTGTGTCCGGCGCAAGATCTCCTCTGTTTTTTTTCGTTCGGTAATATCTCTGTTGATACTGAGGATCGCCCATTGATCGCGGAATTGAGTTACCGAGGCGTTAATTTCCACGTCCATGATCGAACCATCTTGCCGTCGGTGCCGTGTTTCAAAGGAATGATTGTATCCTTTAGCCAGGGTCTTCTTGATGTGATACTTGCCCATGTCCACATCCAGGGAGATCTCCTCAAGGGACATGTTGATAAAATCTCCCCTGGGAATTCCGTATAATTCACATCCGCGTTCGTTGACGTCCAGCACTTTCTCATGGTCCGGATTGAAAATTATTATGGCATCATGAGCATTTTCGAATAGTTCCCGGTAGTCATTCTCCGAGTCTCGCAGAGCCAGTTCAACCTTCTTGCGTACAGAAATTTCCTCCCGAAGCTGCGTATTCATATGCTGCAGTTCCGCCGTCCGTTCCTCCACTCGCTTTTCCAACTCTGCATATGCCGTTTCCAGCGCCCTTTTATTCCGTTTATATTCGGTTAAATCCCGAATACCATACACTTCGCCGTACTCATCACTAAACGGATCCTGTATCCCGGAGATGGTGAGCGCCACCGGTATGCGATTACCTGACTTCGCAATCACTTCAGCCTCTATTCCACCGGTTACGGTCTCCCCCTTAGTTTTGGGTGATATGGTGCCAAACCGGGTAACTAATTCTTTGTGAAAAATTGTGGAGATAGGCTGTCCCACCAGCTCCGATTCCTTATATCCCAGGAGTGTCAACGCACTCTTGTTCGCCATCACGATAATCCCGTTTACGTTCGAGATGAGAAGGGAGTCCGCCATGGTTGCAAATATTTCCCGGGCAGCAGTGGCCGGCGTTAAAACCACCATCCGGTGTTTCCAGATGCCATAGCCGATCAATATGCTGCCTATCATAAATGCAGGGGTTGACATCCCTGGGATTTCCAGGCGCAGATGTTTAAAAACCCCTTCTGTCAGGAACCCGATAAAAACCGGAAACGCTGCCCCGGCGAGGATATAGCGGAGCTGCCTCTTTACCTCGGATTCCGGATGATCCCGATAATACCGGACACCAAACCACAACGTAACAAAACCCAGCCCGGACACCCATACCGAGACAAGGTAGCCAAGTAGAGAGTCAGCCGGAACGTGCGTCCAGCCCCAATATGTCGGGGTGACATCGGAGATAACCAGGTTGGTAAACCCATTTAAAATCATAAATACAACAGCGGGTACATAAATGAAGACATGGGCCAACACAGGAATATATTTCTTCTCCTGATCCCGGAGTAATAAGATCAAATGCAATAATATCGGGGGGAACAGTAACCATGGCGTTGCCAAATGATCCCAAAAATTCGCTACGGAATAGGATTCGGCACTGCGGACCATAAACTCACACAGGGCGACAAAAGCTCCCAGCGAAGCAAAGATAAAGTAAAGCCGATTGATTTTTTTATGGGGTTCTTTGTAATAAACAAAGTTTCCGAAGACAAAGGTGACAACGGCTGATACCAGCGATAATAAGGCATAAAAATTCAACGGTACCTCCATAGGCCGTCAAACATATCAGACCACCCACAGGGCTGGCAAACCGTTATGATATGAAGTGAAATATGCATCCTGGATTTTTGGAGTCAATTCT
The DNA window shown above is from Candidatus Neomarinimicrobiota bacterium and carries:
- a CDS encoding PAS domain S-box protein: MNFYALLSLVSAVVTFVFGNFVYYKEPHKKINRLYFIFASLGAFVALCEFMVRSAESYSVANFWDHLATPWLLFPPILLHLILLLRDQEKKYIPVLAHVFIYVPAVVFMILNGFTNLVISDVTPTYWGWTHVPADSLLGYLVSVWVSGLGFVTLWFGVRYYRDHPESEVKRQLRYILAGAAFPVFIGFLTEGVFKHLRLEIPGMSTPAFMIGSILIGYGIWKHRMVVLTPATAAREIFATMADSLLISNVNGIIVMANKSALTLLGYKESELVGQPISTIFHKELVTRFGTISPKTKGETVTGGIEAEVIAKSGNRIPVALTISGIQDPFSDEYGEVYGIRDLTEYKRNKRALETAYAELEKRVEERTAELQHMNTQLREEISVRKKVELALRDSENDYRELFENAHDAIIIFNPDHEKVLDVNERGCELYGIPRGDFINMSLEEISLDVDMGKYHIKKTLAKGYNHSFETRHRRQDGSIMDVEINASVTQFRDQWAILSINRDITERKKTEEILRRTQFAVDNARDAIYWIGKDAEIVYVNDAACEELQYSREELLAMTVFDIDPVFPRDEWYEHWQRSVDLGSYMIETVHRTRDGTDIPVEIAINIMEFDGQTYHCDFSRNLTRRKQAQEELVKSERQLKESQKIARIGHYTVNLHTGWWEGSDTVYEILGISTDYQRDLKGSFQLIHPDDRANISAYLLDESNYTENGFNREFRVCRPKDGKTCWVHLLGRMEFDEDGELARIIGTLQDITDRRKAEDALRLSEARLTEAQRIARVGNWDLDLRTNKIFWSAEVYRIFDLEPGDGMVTQEFFLSFIPAEERAVMLGEVERAIATGSEYKNDYAIILKDGRKRHVHAEGKVGFDGDSNPARVYGTIQDVTEVRRIERELKNSLQEKEVLLKEIHHRVKNNMQVISSLLNLQARDIQSEETLRMFRESENRIRSMALIHEQLYQASDLASINFGEYIPTLSRTLFSSYSQSAERVKLSLDVEQIMLGIDTAIPCGLIINELVSNALKYAFPEDQQGEILIGFHKEKLRDTKGDDDRRVRYILNVSDNGIGYSDDIKSMEANSLGLQLVKSLVQQLKGTIQVENGHGLRFQIEFQDIDRSTFT
- a CDS encoding putative zinc-binding protein; this translates as MTKKTKHTELPLIYSCSGVSNVAQLANAAAVDLDRAGEAEMSCIAGVGGDIPSLVRKAQSGRHIIAVDGCPLACVKHSLTRHDVEPDRHLLLSDYGFRKHRKGNVHQDDIEYVKQLIRDEHTPVQEYTENVPSEKITN
- a CDS encoding peptidylprolyl isomerase — its product is MMSVSNGDTVKVEYTGKLQDGSVFDSSEGGDPLEFTVGEGQLIPGFEEAVDGMELNDEKTVTIEADEAYGQKNDDFIQEFPKDSLPDEIPAEKGQQLQLQTQDGQAIPGIITNVGDENIIVDMNHPLAGKDLTFDIKVVEID
- a CDS encoding response regulator, yielding MAADKILIVEDEYIVAMDIRSRLKSLGYEVVGTVASGEEAVETAVGSRPDLVLMDIMLDGEMDGIMAAEQIQQQSGIPIVFLTAYSEQDTLQRAKNTEPYGYILKPFQERELHANIEIALHKYRLEQKVREQEERLKLAIEGVGGGIWDIEFNSNDYYDFQQHNIFISDEIKEILHYSLSSTPNSLAEVFQYLHSEDLDRLLSNFDKHLKSRTELLTSEFRVIRNGEELGWFSINARSHRNKDGDIDRLTGVVWDVTERQEAGLRLERVNRLLRAIRNVNQLIVREDNPKRLIEFSCDTMVETMGFAAAWLVLFEPITVTDDHQIALTSDLLSVKEYAQRNVDEGFTEFLKEIEQGVLFPCTSGCLTSPNLTVITEKSEICERCPIHKTHPDGDVMGARIGYGDTVYGVLSVVLSEEYQDDPEEQDLFREMASDIGFAMYDIQLEKQHQAAIDRAEQAREQLEFVTDNLPIMLAYVNSSGEFVLANQNCEILFGLSKGELVGKRPSALGENRLSDKFSSAFRKVSAGETVEIKDVVQTQTGGVRHLQISFIPEPGETGGYFILGQDITERVEMEKERKRLQDQLMQSQKMEALGTLAGGIAHDFNNILTPLIGFTELSIRQISEESEVFENLQHVLASGHRAKDLVQQILTFGQRSEHTHKPLDMRDVLGETINLVRASLPATIRIDTEIPDESGMVMGDQTQIHQIIMNLCTNAKHAMREKGGILSVELQQVTLDDSNFEHVPELLPGEYLELSVSDTGTGMPESVRNRVFEPYFTTKSKGEGSGLGLSVAHGIVREHGGHIEVSSKLDKGSTFRIYLPLVSKESTTDHGGDQTDEIPRGTGSILIIDDEPYVVDWQKQALELLGYSITGMTDPAKALQTFREAPDRFDLVISDVTMPGMTGDILAEKIKSIRPDIPLILSTGYSEKVNFSNATDYFADKYLMKPVDWKQLALVVKDLITKDNP